Genomic window (Natronospira proteinivora):
TGGCTGCCCTGTGGTGGTTCTGGGGTGGAAGTGCCCTGGCGGCCCTGGCCGGCGGTGGCGTGGTTACCTTGATGAGCCTGTACGGTGCGGTGCGCGCCTTCAGTGTGGATGCGGCGGCGGACCCGGAAGGGTTTTTGCGCCGGCTCTACCGGGCGGAGTTCATGAAGCTGCTCATGACGGTCCTGTTCTTTCTGCTGGCGGCCCGTTACGCCAGCGAGCACATGG
Coding sequences:
- a CDS encoding ATP synthase subunit I → MSAESRWRLAFRVVVVQAGLTVAVAALWWFWGGSALAALAGGGVVTLMSLYGAVRAFSVDAAADPEGFLRRLYRAEFMKLLMTVLFFLLAARYASEHMAEIVTAFAVALTGFWLGLWPVASGRVSGSARINNQ